Below is a window of Electrophorus electricus isolate fEleEle1 chromosome 1, fEleEle1.pri, whole genome shotgun sequence DNA.
TCTGACACTTGTGTCTGAGAAACACCCATTGCTCCCACTAACACCCATTCTCACACCCTCCAGCGTGACAGAGACCCACGCCCTCGCTGCCGCCAACCAGCAGAAGAACGACCGGCTAAGAGCCGCCTTCGGCATCGATGCCGACTACGTGGACGGCTCCTCGTTCCACCCGGATCGCAAAGAGCGTGAGAAGGAAAAGCGGGAGCAGGAGAAGCTGGAAcgggagaagcagcagcagcagcagcagcagcaacagcagcagcagcagcagcagagataCCAGTGAGTGGCGCAGAGTCGTGTGTAGTGGCGCAAGCCAAGGTCACCTTTCACCGTACAGTGTGTCTGAGGCATCACAGCTGTTTGgtttgtaatttgtaatgatGCTTAAAACAAATTCTGTTTATTTGAAAGTGAGTTTTCTGCCTCAGTTGAATTTTCTTTACATATGGTGTTTGAAGGGGGCACCTTGACTCTGCACTGTTTGAGTcccatttgtgtttttgttgctggggttgttttgtttttagctttttGGCTCAGTTAGTGTGAGAGCAGGTGGTATGTATAGCTGTATGTTACAGCTGTTTTTAGATTCTGCAAAACGTATTAACCTATTCcttctcattttcatttatagGTTAGAAGAGTCCGAGGAGTCCGACTCATCAACTCGAAAACAGAGccgaaagaagaaaagaaagaaaggcaaaaGCAGAGAGAGGTGATTGCGTGTAGCCTGAATCAAGCACTGGACTGGAATGATTGTGTGGTTCCAGGCCTTGTGTTGTGATCCCATTCTGATTCcagcttctttctctttcccttttagtTCTGAAAGTCCTTCTCCTTCGCCTCGACGGGAAAAGAAGaagagcaagaagaagaagaagaaaaggtaTATCCGTTATAAACATTTGTACATGGTTGATCCTCAATATAAATCTAACGTGATGTTGATGCTGTTGACTTCTTGGCCGTTTTTGTGAAAGTATAGtgatcctgtttttttttgtgtgtttttttttgtttgtttttttattcatccTCATAGTCGTCATGATGATGCCAAAGAAATTTAGAATGACTTAActaatgtgtatttttatttttagggaGGAACTGGTGGAGAGTGACAAAGTGAGGTAAGTTATAGCTACTAAAACCAGAGTTGGTCGATTTCACTGAGTGTTGTAAGTGTTAATTAAACTCTGGTGCTCTATTTTTGTTAGCAGTTCATCTGAGGACAGACAGGTGtcgaagaggaagaggaagagtagCAGAAATGATACCCCGCCCCTCACAAAGAGCCGAAAGAAACGCAGTGCATCATCCAGCTCCGCTCACAGGTATTGAGGCCAAATGCCATCGGCCATAAAAGGTTGGATTGTCATGTGATTGTACGTCAGATTATCTGATAGTGCTGCACGGCGTAATCAAAGAAAGATCTGGTGTCAGTTCTCCCAGCATAAGAgttttactttgctttgtctTCAGTGACTCTCCTGCTCCACCCAAGGAGAGGCAACAGAATCGGCCAGTGACTAGGCCAGAGGAGAGCCGGAAGGGCAGGTCACCAGGTCGCAGGGGTCATGGCCGACACGACGAGAGCCCAGACAGGAGGGAAGGTAGAGAGGTAAGTACTCTAATGCCACCGCCAGTATGGGAGATGGGACTCGTGACTGCCATGCTTCTGTGGCAGTCAATAAGTCAGCAAGGCTCTTCATTAAAGGAGAATctcctttgttttgttaatattttccctctgtttgtttttcagaggtCTCCGAGACATTCCAGGTCCCTTGAACGAAATAAGCGAGACAGggagaaggaaagggagagagaaaaagaaaaagccgcGAGAGGACGGCATGACTCCTTGTCTCCGTCTCCACCCCCGAAACAGCAGAGGGACAGGAGGCCACGGAGCGAGGAGCAAGAGAAGGCACCTCCCAGGAGAAGGCATgactcctcctctcactctccttctcccaGACAGCAGAAGGAAGGGAAGCAGAGGAGCACAGAGAAGGAGcgtgaggaggagaggaggaagacggACCGGCAGCAAAGACGACACGACTCCTCATCATCGCCGTCaccacagaaagacagagcttGGAGAGGACGGAGCAGCGAGAAGGAGAAAAGGCCTTCACCGACCGCACATTTGGACAGGGCCAGGGACGGAGGGCgagacagggacaggcagaGGGACAGGGGAGGGGTCCCCACTAGTCGGAAAGACGACCGGGGAAGAGGGAGTGATAAAGtcagggagagggaaggagccGGAACTAGTGACTCTGCGTCCCCCGCACGGTGCTCGCCGCCCTCAAGGCCCaagcagaaagaaacagagcGCAACAGGGAccgagaggagcagagggagagggaggaggcaCGCCGACGAGAGGACAAGAGGAGGAAAGAACGAGACTCGGGGAGGGAAGAGGCGTCTGGCTCGGGCAGGCAGCCTTCAAACGGGAAGCACTCGGAGGAGAGACCGTTGGGGAGGGACGGAGAAATAGACAGGAGGACCGAGCGTGACAAGGTCCCAGTGGAGAGAAACGACAAGGGGGTGAGGGATGGGGAGGAGAGGCTGGGAAGAGCGCGGGACCAGAgcctgcaggaggaggagagagacaaggaaCAGATGAAACCTGGCAAACGACAAGACaaaaaagaggaggaggtgaagaaaAGCAAGACCAAAGctgccagcagcagcagcggcagcagtggcagcagtgacagcagcagcagcagcgatAGTGACAGTGacagctcctcttcctcctcctcttcctcctcctcttcctcctcgtcatcgtcctcctcctcatcctcctcatcctcggACGATGAAAAGAAGGAGAAGGCAGCCACCGATGGGAACAGCGGTTTTGGTAAGCTGGTGCCTCACGCTCTGATGGCTCAGGCTGTGgctcagagagaggagaaaggaggaaGGGAAGTGGAAACGGAGAGGGAGAAGACCTCCCCCGCAGAGAGGAGGAGCGCTGTCTCTACACCAGCTCAACCCGTCCATGCTCCACAAATCAGGGACGAGGAGAGGGACAAGGGAGGCCGGGAGACGACCAGAGACAGGAGGCTGACGCCATCAACACCTCCACAGAGAGCGGCCCAGAGGGAGAGCCACTTGGAGAGGGAAAGGGATCGTGGGAAAGAGAGGTACACTCCCACAGAAATCTCCAGCCCTCCTCCGTCCCCTCAGAAGGACAGGGGGCGAGAGATGGGAGGGAGGAGGTACAGCCCCCAGGATGAGGGCAGGACCCACAGCAAAGATCCTGGAAGGCCCAGAGAAAGATACTCCCCCTCAGAGCTCGAGCGTGAAGCAGACCGCGCCTCACtcagcagggagaggagcagaccAAATGAGAGAAAACGGGGGTCACCACCCCTCTCACCGAAAGGCAGAGGACGGAAGGAGGGGTCACAGAGCAAACGGCCTTCGTCTCGCTCCCGGTCTCCAGCACGACGCACTCCACCTCGGCAGTACCTAGATCCTGCCCGCTCCCCCAGCCCAAGGCGAGCAACCAGGAGAGCCTCCCCAGCACGGAGCCCCCCTACCTCACACAGGGACAGGGACCGGGAACGGGACAGGGACCGAGACCGCAGccgggacagggacagggaccgAGACCGCAGCCGGGAacgggacagggacagggacagggaccgAGACCGCAGCCGGGACAGGAACCGCGACCGAGACCGCAGCCGGGACAGGAACCGCGACCGAGACAGGAACCGGGACCGGGAAAGGGAGCGTctcagggagagggagcgagacagagggagggCAGGAGACAGAGATCGCTCCCGAGAGAGGCGAACGAGGAGTAGCAGGTCACGAACGCCACGTAGACGCAGCCCCCTCTACAGGTGAGACATGgcattcatgcttttatttttgtttctctcaaGCTTAACCTTGGTTACATATTTCAGTGAATCTAGACaaaattgccttttttttttctttttttcttttttttagtgaaGTTTTCTGATAGTGTATAATTACTGAAAGGAAAGCACAGCTGGGATGCAATATGTGCTTTATGTTGCCTTAAAGTGCTTTTTACCGCTTCTCATCCAGGTCACGTCGTTCTCCTTCTCCTGCCTACCGGCGCAGAAGTAGCCGGTCTCTGTccagagagcgggagagagagcgggagagagagaggcagagggagcgagagaaggaaagagaaaaagagaggaatcgtgagcaagagagagagcgcgaacGGGAGAAAGAGcgggagaaagaaagggagaagaaTGCAAGACCACCTCCATGCcgctctccctcctcttcctctacatcatcctcctcctcaagttcatcctcctcatcctcaccctctCCTCAGAGGAAGGTGAATGCAGAGAAAGGGATAAAGCTTGATTCCCAGAAGGACCGAAAAGCAAGCGATaacagggacagaaacagagaaccTGAGAAGTTAAAGTCTCGttcccccacccctccaccctcacgAGACACACGTGGCCCACCTAACCGGTCTGGCCATAGATCCCGCTCAAAGGAACCTCCTCACCGTTCCAGATCACCAgctgtcagccaatcagaaacaagGGAGCCATCCAGGGGAAGATCACGGGGCCAGTCACCAGCGGAGCATCACCCAGCTCAAAACCAAGAACGCTCAACCAGAGCGGAGGATGCAGTGAATGGAGGACCCGAGAAGGATGTCATAGGGCAACGGAAGAACAGTAGGAGCAGCTCTAGTTCTTcgtcatcctcctcttcctcatcgtCATCCTCGTCATCGGATAGCTCTGACTCTGAGGCAGAGAAGGGGAAGGGGTAAGTAGTGATATCTAATGGAGGGGTTCAGCTGCTGGACTGAAGTTCTGGATTAGCTGGGGCtaattttgtgtgcatttttaaaaaaaattttttttttacccctctctcccctttgtATTCCAGGCCTGGCAAAGCAGTTGCAGCTCAACGgtcttcctcatcttcctcatcctcatcagcCAGTGACAAggaagcaaaaaagaaaaggtacATTTCCTGATGTATCACATCACTCTGGACATGGCTGTGTTTCTGCAGATTAGCATTGTTGGTCTTTCTCTCGTGGCTCTCAGCCCTCCCCGCAGGACGAGGGTGCCTGCAGACTCTCTGAGGGACTCCAGATCCCTCAGCTACTCTCCCCCTGCTCGGCTGCGCAAGACTGCCCGCTCTCCTCCTGAGCCAAGGTGCACTGAAAAGCTGCTTTAAAACAGCGCGtgtcaagagtgtgtgtgcgtgtgagggtgtgagggtgtgagtatGGACATCTATGTTTATTTGTGGGTGAtggcaaaacagaaaatgctgttacgtttttttttttttttaatgcagattatatttaaaaactattttaaataccacagggagagagagagactggccaATCACAGTACATGTATAACTGTGTAAAATGTATCACAAAATCTAGACctgttgtcagttatttttgGCTTGGTATAATAGTTTAGAtagatatttaatttaaaaaaaaaaaaaaaaaaaagcttgtttttaATCTTGGCCAATTTTAGCTTTGATATGGCCAGGAGGGGTCAGTCATTGGTGTATGTTTTGAGATACAGGTCAGTTAACAGCAGTGAATGTTTGCattaaaaaagtattaataTTATTGAACGAACAATACTGCCAGGAATTTTCAAGAATGGAATGCAGAAATTGGTAAAGTAGAGGCATATGAAACCTTTTCTTGCAATCTGGAAAATTGGATGTCTATAGGCGTAAATGGAGGGAATTTTTGAGAGGCAATGTGGTGACACACTGGCTATATATTATCtaggttttatttctttatttttctttaagtgATATATATTTGTTGATGATATGACTTTTTATTTCTGACCTGAGAGTGTTGGGGGCAGTGGGAGGGTTGCAATACAGTTTTGATGATTTTCAAgttaaagtatgtgtgtgtttatattgctCAGAGTAAGGGGGAAAGAAATACTGTCAGGGATCTCGTAAATATTCCTGTTTGAAGTctcatttatccaaagcatgcATTTATGCAGTTCATTGCctttaatgatttttttccccttcctccctctctcaggaggTCCAGAAGCAGATCTCCACGTAGCAGACGGAGTAAATGACTGCGTTTAACTGTACCTCCTCCTCTTGGCTCTGTCCCCTTGGATGCTTTCCAGTACCCCACCTAGAGTGTACAGTCTGAACTCTGCTGGTGCGTGAATCGGATGCAGCCAGCGCCTCTCATGAAGACACGTTTTGATCTGGAGTGAAATttagcctctttttttttttttttttggtactaGGATTTACCAATGGGgatcttttgtttattttcacttttattatGATGTAATTCAGTTGTAAGGAGAGAAGAAATGCTCATCACTTATTGTTCTGTGCCAACGGATCCTCCCACACGGTTTATGTAAACACCAGTACATATCCATACCAAAAGAGTCCCGTACTTCTCTCTACCCACTTCTGAATGTAGATAAAACTTGTAATGAAATTGTTATTGCTGAACGGACAGTGTCCTGCTTTCATGTATGTGATTAGAATCAAaacttttgtttctctttgtggAAAAAACccaatgaataataataaaagcggTTGTATCttcatttgtgtctgtttttattttttaaagtcttATGCTTTAACAAATCGACGTCTTGTGGTTTATGTATTGTGCTCAGTGCGGTTCTGCTTCTTGCCCGTTAATCTATATACTAATAATTAGAATATTAATGTTATCGTTAGTTTCCTGTTAACGTGCGAAGCGCCTATTAAATACTACGTCCATACTACGTCATATTAGTGCGCCCGTGTTTGAACGAAGTTTTCCTAGGCACGAAGCGGTGAACGAACATTTAGTGAGCCGACTGCTCGAAATATTGATTTCTGctaaagtaaacaaacaaaaaatgggCCCAGTTGAGGTAAATATTGTATGCTGTTTTCCTTGGAAGGCCGAAGGCAGGAGTTTGTAGGTACCCTCTGAAGACAAAAGCGCCAATATTGTCAACGCTAAGCTAACTAGTGATCGCTGGTATAGTGAACGTTAGCAGGCTAACTTTGATACTATCACATAGCGCTAGCATATCTAGTCCTTTATTAAGAAATACAAGAAAAAACGTAAAATCATCGTTGTCCTTGATTAGTTGTAGAAGTCGCTTCTTGTTCGTTTCGTTTACGGCTTGCGCATCTCTCCCCAGCTTCTCCACATGTCCGTGTTCTCGCAGACGTTCTCCCCCTGCGGTCGTTTTTTGGCAGCTGGTAATAACTACGGAGAGATCGCTGTGTTCAGGTGAGAAAGATGCCACTGCATCAAAACCTTACAGTTCACCGGTGTGCATTAAATTCATTAGATCTATGTTTCAGAGCGTTCAGATACTGAACGCTCGGTAGTCCATCAGTATTTAATAAACTGTGaacacgttttttttttcttttctttaaagtGCCGAGATAGATTTGCCATGTTGTTAATGCACTTCTGGAGAGTCTAACTCAAAACATGACGCTATGGCCACTTTTGCAAACATTCGTCCAGTTTGCTTACAACCCCTATTTGCCATATTGAGGAGTTCTCATCTCATCTTGAGTTCTGTCGTTTAACTTTTTTGAAAGCTTCATCTAGCAGGTGTGTTTGCTCTAACTGCCTCGTGACGTATTGTGTCctgtgtagtacacacacactttattgaTGCCTTCACTGTTTTTGAGCGTTCTGGACTGTTGCCCTGTTTCCGCACAGCCTGTCCGCTGCTCTGAGCCCAGACGCAACAGGCATGAGTCAGAAACCCATTCTCACGTTTGCTGGTTGGTACCttcttcattttaaaagtaGCCCTGCCTTTACATCTCAAAGCTTTACTTTTGTCCAGCTCTCACTGCCTGGCAGGCACAGTTCAGGTCCTGTTGgattaatggtgtgtgtaatggctgatctctgtctgtctctctgtccaaaCATTGTGTCCTTTTGTCCTTCCAGCCCATGAGGGCCCTGTGTTCTCCCTGATCTCCACAGACACGCATCTCCTGAGTGCGGGCAACGGTGAAATCAGTGCATGGAGCTGGGCTGAGCTCACCAAGAGGGTAAGTAATGAAATCGTCAACCAGCTGTCTGTGACTGGGATAGGACTCTTATTATGACAGCTCTTTTCCTGGCCAGTTTTGAGCAATATGTGTAGAATTTCTTAATTTAGTTCCCACCAGAGGTACATAAAAGTGATTTGGTTAactgttttgtgttatttgtgtctgtctttgttatAAACTCCACAGAGCACCAAAGCTTTATGGACAAGGAGACCCAATTATAAGTAAGTCACTGGTCAAATCTTTGGTGCAGAGAGCTTTACATCACTCTGATCTTTTGCTTCTGTCTTaaatgtgtctgaaatgttttttgttctaGAACCAGCCTTGAGATTCCAGAGATCAATGCTATGATTGTCAATTCAAAAGTAAGGCCATTAATGTGATTGATGCTCATTgtattatgtttaaaaatattatgtattttttccctagtaaaaaaaataaaaaccagcaTGTTAGTTTTATTAGTTGTCATATTTGAGGATTTGTTTTGAGTCGGTTGGCATCGTGCTCACCCATACGTGCCGGCCATCTGTGGCTCTGACACCTTCATTGTCTTGCAGGACAACAGCTTGATAGTTGGCGGGGGTGACAATAACATTCACATCATGGATATGGAAACCGGGACCTTCAAGGTTGGAGCAGAGCAAATATTCCCACATATTAACTACAGGGTGTTGTTAAAGTGTCATACAGCACCAGCTATGCTGAGTGTGTTGCTGCTCACatcttttcctctgtcctctgtctatAGTCTGTACTGCAGGGCCACAAAGACTACATCCACTGCCTGTCtttcagggagagagagggggagcttCTCTCAGGTGGAGAGGATGGGGCGGTCAGGATATGGGGTGAGTTAATAGCACACCAGTGTCTCCAGAAGTCATTACTTGTGTCTGTGACATATTTAGGTGTAACTAGTGATGGGTGATTGAGGGCTGctaattgcttatttttgtgtagcaattaaacatttctttacatGTTTTCTTTAAACTTAGCCTTTTTACTGAATCTCAGGATCAGTATCTATAGTGTGGGGGAGGGAAAACAGCTCAAAATCCAGTCTGCCAAAAATCCAGAAATAGCATAGTAGATATTATCTGTATGCTGACTGACACAATCTGCCCTTCCACAGACGCTCGGACAGGCCAAACGGTGCACTGTATTGAGGTATTTAAGTATGAGGTGAGAGCATTGATAAGCAGACACATGCAGTATATTAGACACAGCTGTAAGAACGGCGCTTCATGgctttctccttcctctccatctGGTGGGCTAGGAATGCACCCGCCCCCAGTTTGGGAAGTGGATTGGCTGCCTTACGACAGACTCTGATTGGATGGTAAGCAGGAAGTGTCCAGTTTGGTTGGACAGTGAAGACAGTTGTCTCTATTGTTTGCATTTGACAGACTTTCATGCGTGCTTTCAGTGCCTGTAGAGAGGTTTAGACTTGTCTGGCTGTTTTTTGCATTGTGTAAGATGACTGCATCACTCACAACGAGGAGGCCTTCATAGGCCACTTACTTTCAGGAATGTCCTCCGTAAGCGCTCGGGTCACAGATGGAATGCTGGTGATGGCACGTGCcctcttttgtctttcttctttaGCTCTGTGGAGGAGGcccggctctctctctctggcacctGCGCTCCATGTCTCCTACCTCCGTCTTCTCTCTAGCTGGCTGCCAGAGAGAGGCTGTCTTCTACCAGGACCTGGTAAGGCCTGTCCTTGTGTGATGATTGTATCCTGAGGTCCTGAGTAAtcaaatcatacacacacatcaacatacaggttttttgttttttttttaaagaaaaagttCTTATTTGGGTGTGTTGCCACTATggagaattatttaaaaataaaccattgTGACTGATGGTGGCACTTCCACAGCTTCTACAATagtaaaagtgttttctttcacCAAGCTCTTGACTGAGTTCTAGTTTCTATAGTTTCTAACATGAAAACAAAGGTGATGAGAGCACCAGCAACATGGGCAGCTTATCTTTGTCTTCCTCTGTGTTCTGCGTCTGGGAGATCCTGACAGTAGGCGAGGGGCCGTACGTGTCCCACTGTGTTCCGGGAGGCACCGTAAAGGCTCAGATCCCGTCCAGTTCCCCCTCACTCAACACGCTTACCCTGAACCTCAACAGCAATGAACACAGGGTGAGTGGTCCCAGCATCACGAAACAAGCCAGTCTTCACCTAATCCCTGTGTTGGTTCAACTCTCTTTAGTGCTTGATACTGCAGTTCAGACTCTTGTCAGTAATTGTTAATAAATCGTTTAGTGTGGGATGTTTCTcactttaacatttattttgcagGTAATGACAACTGCAGGCAGTAGTGACCAGATCGATGTTTTCACCAACTTCTCCTACAGagccttctctctgtctttctgacaccaacacccccccacacacacacacactcgcttgTAATAGTACCTTTACCTTTCCTTGTGAGGACCAAATGTTGACCTATGTTAGTGACACTAAACATAGGTCTAATCCTGACCCTGATCTGAACCCAAACCACTACTTTGTCCCTAATGTTAATTCTAATTTGTAATCTAATCGTTATCCAAGGTCCCGAAGATCTAAAACccattttggattttttttaaaaaaagaaaaacaaataaaagattttgGATTAGAAAACCAGACCAATGCAGATGACTTTTGTGCATTTCTCATCATTTTAGTTCTTCTTAAGAGGAAGATCCTCTTGTGTGCAGAAATGCAAGTATACACCTGTCCTTTCATAgatgaaatgtaaattttatttttataataaaaaaacatttaacacgtttttgttctttttttttctccctttggAGGTGCATTCCAGACCTGAATACAGTACAAAGGAATTTTTCTAAGTAACGACGGGACTATAATGCTCTTACGTTGTGGAGTGATGAggggtttttggggttttttgggtcCGTATTGATGAATAGCGAAAGCAGTGGAGAAAGCAGCGTCGGCAGATGGAGAGCAACGCCTGCAGTAAGACGCTTGCAGTGACTCGCCGTTCAGGCAGGGCGGCCAAGCACCGGAGAGACTCCCAACTTTCTTCATACGTGCTTGCACTTCACTCCTAATGGAACACCGCCCTCAGTCTGCAACTCAGTAGCCAACAAAAGAGGGAATTTTAATCATACTTGGTTGGATGGTGAGCATCGATGAGGCTTAACGTTAATAAGGTTTAGCTTGTTTTTAACAACAGATTAATGATATTTTGTGACTAATTTGGGAAGTGATCTGTTAGCTGAGCGGCTAGGCTAGCTATCCTAGCTCTCGAGCTAAATGTTTTGAATCGCAGTTAGCTGGCAAGATAGCTATTTTTGTTTACAAACCgtcgttttttttaaattaaatatgtgCACAAACACGGGACTACTAGTGGAAAATCTGATTAACTTCCTCGCATTTGTTGATATAACGATAAGTAGCTAGTTTAACGGAACTGGATAGGATGTCTTTCAGGTGTGTCCTTTCGTCTGATTTACCATCATAATTTAGTTTTCCTGGGTTTagtaaaagttgttttttttcctcgtGTTGTCCAGCTATTTACGTGATATAGTTTAACTATCTTTTAAATTAAGAGCTTTTGTAACCGTAATCTGTGGTTAACAGTATTCTCGTTTCAATTAATCACTTCTGCTTttctatgtaaaaaaaaaaaaacaatcatcctAATCCCGCAGTTCACTATTGCTACCAAATTCTGCTTTGATGTAACCTTACCCCTATTCCGGTCTGCTATGGGGAAAGCATACTAGGTAATAATGGGTTTACTCCTGTCATaacaaatttgtttaaaaaatttaCAGTGGAAATATTCTATCagtcatttcatgttttttttttttagatgcgCTGCCCTGGATTAACGACCTAATGCTAGCTTGCTGGTTAGATAGCAATAGCCAGATTTTACTTTCACTCTGTGCACTGATTTACACCGTGGAGAAAAATAAACGAATCTAATGTCGTGATTATCTTGGCATGCTGGGTTTTCCCCCAGATGTCACTTAACCCTTATAGGTTTTTAGACTGTCTGAAATTGAAAGTGAAAATTCAGGATAATGTCCGGCCCTTCCTGTTTTTGTGGAAGTTTATTGGAGACTTCGCCCCAATGTTTGCAGTCTCCAGTTATCAGTTACTTGGGTTTTGTTTGAGTACTTTCAGATTGATTCTGTCCGCTCATACATTGGTATTAGACCATACAGTGTGCCCTTTGCACCTACAGTGCCTCCCATACAGGTTAGTCAGCAGCGCGTAAAGCTGGGGTTCTGATACCAAAATGAGTTTATCAGAGCAGGGTTTGTGGTCACACAATGTAGGTAAAGTTAATTTTAGTGCCACAGCTGCTGTTCTGGGGTCCCGGGATTCCACATGGTTATCTCCACAATATAATGTGTTTACtatactttttttctgtatacCTTTCGccattttgtctctttttttaagCGTATAATAGTTATCCTAATTGTGTTAATGTTTCTTTCACTGAAGGTGAGCAAGAGGACTGGACCTGCTGTGCATTGTACATTTTTCACCGAGGAGTTTTGGGAATATACACAGAAACCATTAGGACAGTCAAAGAGAATGGCAATGAGGTTTCcccctctcagaggaagaggttTTAGTTTTAGATTTT
It encodes the following:
- the srrm2 gene encoding serine/arginine repetitive matrix protein 2 isoform X1 yields the protein MYNGIGLTTPRGSGTNGYVQRNLSSVRAKRNRDERGGLKDEKDRERLESQLNRQPNADILEHQRKRQLEVKCAELQDMMEEQGYSAEEIDEKVNSFRMMLQEKQEPPPPPTEKPTVTETHALAAANQQKNDRLRAAFGIDADYVDGSSFHPDRKEREKEKREQEKLEREKQQQQQQQQQQQQQQQRYQLEESEESDSSTRKQSRKKKRKKGKSRESSESPSPSPRREKKKSKKKKKKREELVESDKVSSSSEDRQVSKRKRKSSRNDTPPLTKSRKKRSASSSSAHSDSPAPPKERQQNRPVTRPEESRKGRSPGRRGHGRHDESPDRREGRERSPRHSRSLERNKRDREKEREREKEKAARGRHDSLSPSPPPKQQRDRRPRSEEQEKAPPRRRHDSSSHSPSPRQQKEGKQRSTEKEREEERRKTDRQQRRHDSSSSPSPQKDRAWRGRSSEKEKRPSPTAHLDRARDGGRDRDRQRDRGGVPTSRKDDRGRGSDKVREREGAGTSDSASPARCSPPSRPKQKETERNRDREEQREREEARRREDKRRKERDSGREEASGSGRQPSNGKHSEERPLGRDGEIDRRTERDKVPVERNDKGVRDGEERLGRARDQSLQEEERDKEQMKPGKRQDKKEEEVKKSKTKAASSSSGSSGSSDSSSSSDSDSDSSSSSSSSSSSSSSSSSSSSSSSSSDDEKKEKAATDGNSGFGKLVPHALMAQAVAQREEKGGREVETEREKTSPAERRSAVSTPAQPVHAPQIRDEERDKGGRETTRDRRLTPSTPPQRAAQRESHLERERDRGKERYTPTEISSPPPSPQKDRGREMGGRRYSPQDEGRTHSKDPGRPRERYSPSELEREADRASLSRERSRPNERKRGSPPLSPKGRGRKEGSQSKRPSSRSRSPARRTPPRQYLDPARSPSPRRATRRASPARSPPTSHRDRDRERDRDRDRSRDRDRDRDRSRERDRDRDRDRDRSRDRNRDRDRSRDRNRDRDRNRDRERERLRERERDRGRAGDRDRSRERRTRSSRSRTPRRRSPLYRSRRSPSPAYRRRSSRSLSRERERERERERQREREKEREKERNREQEREREREKEREKEREKNARPPPCRSPSSSSTSSSSSSSSSSSSPSPQRKVNAEKGIKLDSQKDRKASDNRDRNREPEKLKSRSPTPPPSRDTRGPPNRSGHRSRSKEPPHRSRSPAVSQSETREPSRGRSRGQSPAEHHPAQNQERSTRAEDAVNGGPEKDVIGQRKNSRSSSSSSSSSSSSSSSSSSDSSDSEAEKGKGPGKAVAAQRSSSSSSSSSASDKEAKKKSPPRRTRVPADSLRDSRSLSYSPPARLRKTARSPPEPRRSRSRSPRSRRSK
- the srrm2 gene encoding serine/arginine repetitive matrix protein 2 isoform X2; translated protein: MYNGIGLTTPRGSGTNGYVQRNLSSVRAKRNRDERGGLKDEKDRERLESQLNRQPNADILEHQRKRQLEVKCAELQDMMEEQGYSAEEIDEKVNSFRMMLQEKQEPPPPPTEKPTVTETHALAAANQQKNDRLRAAFGIDADYVDGSSFHPDRKEREKEKREQEKLEREKQQQQQQQQQQQQQQQRYQLEESEESDSSTRKQSRKKKRKKGKSRESSESPSPSPRREKKKSKKKKKKREELVESDKVSSSEDRQVSKRKRKSSRNDTPPLTKSRKKRSASSSSAHSDSPAPPKERQQNRPVTRPEESRKGRSPGRRGHGRHDESPDRREGRERSPRHSRSLERNKRDREKEREREKEKAARGRHDSLSPSPPPKQQRDRRPRSEEQEKAPPRRRHDSSSHSPSPRQQKEGKQRSTEKEREEERRKTDRQQRRHDSSSSPSPQKDRAWRGRSSEKEKRPSPTAHLDRARDGGRDRDRQRDRGGVPTSRKDDRGRGSDKVREREGAGTSDSASPARCSPPSRPKQKETERNRDREEQREREEARRREDKRRKERDSGREEASGSGRQPSNGKHSEERPLGRDGEIDRRTERDKVPVERNDKGVRDGEERLGRARDQSLQEEERDKEQMKPGKRQDKKEEEVKKSKTKAASSSSGSSGSSDSSSSSDSDSDSSSSSSSSSSSSSSSSSSSSSSSSSDDEKKEKAATDGNSGFGKLVPHALMAQAVAQREEKGGREVETEREKTSPAERRSAVSTPAQPVHAPQIRDEERDKGGRETTRDRRLTPSTPPQRAAQRESHLERERDRGKERYTPTEISSPPPSPQKDRGREMGGRRYSPQDEGRTHSKDPGRPRERYSPSELEREADRASLSRERSRPNERKRGSPPLSPKGRGRKEGSQSKRPSSRSRSPARRTPPRQYLDPARSPSPRRATRRASPARSPPTSHRDRDRERDRDRDRSRDRDRDRDRSRERDRDRDRDRDRSRDRNRDRDRSRDRNRDRDRNRDRERERLRERERDRGRAGDRDRSRERRTRSSRSRTPRRRSPLYRSRRSPSPAYRRRSSRSLSRERERERERERQREREKEREKERNREQEREREREKEREKEREKNARPPPCRSPSSSSTSSSSSSSSSSSSPSPQRKVNAEKGIKLDSQKDRKASDNRDRNREPEKLKSRSPTPPPSRDTRGPPNRSGHRSRSKEPPHRSRSPAVSQSETREPSRGRSRGQSPAEHHPAQNQERSTRAEDAVNGGPEKDVIGQRKNSRSSSSSSSSSSSSSSSSSSDSSDSEAEKGKGPGKAVAAQRSSSSSSSSSASDKEAKKKSPPRRTRVPADSLRDSRSLSYSPPARLRKTARSPPEPRRSRSRSPRSRRSK